The proteins below come from a single Procambarus clarkii isolate CNS0578487 chromosome 54, FALCON_Pclarkii_2.0, whole genome shotgun sequence genomic window:
- the LOC138352663 gene encoding uncharacterized protein encodes MEDDKVAKFIDTRDEQVLEDCTKAQLQSVADHFGIKLRSSKVGERRLEIVAQLRARDEALGEERPQTPASAGENLSVGGSSRGSSGSRRSVKLEIMKLQLEAQLKREEAQLRKEEHEQEAQMRREEPQLKREERKAQLRREEREHEAQLRREERELDAKLKQQEIEVNREVELKRAELGLAPPAPPQQEDRRVRERDLPVFVPNEAEGFFDHFERVATFKKWPRAEWAELVQGRLTDEAREAYNMLDLKECANYDAVKRAVLHSIKLTPECYRKRFRECTRSPGKSSAETERDMERKFLKWLESEVAKSAEDVKRLMVMEKFMSVLSPEIRIRVREADIKDLRTAADRADMLEEALRPRREGPHRPPVYSAYGGKL; translated from the coding sequence atGGAGGACGATAAGGTGGCAAAGTTTATTGATACCagggatgagcaggtgctggaggattgcACCAAGGCGCAGCTGCAGTCGGTAGCTGACCACTTTGGGATAAAGTTGAGATcctccaaagtgggagagaggaggcttgagattgtggcacagctcagggcccgAGATgaggctttgggggaggaacggccacaaacacctgccagcgcAGGGGAGAACTTGAGCGTCGGTGGAAGcagtaggggatccagcggcagcagacgcagcgttaagctggagataatgaagctgcagctggaagcacagctgaagcgtgaagaggcCCAGCTGCGCAAGGAAGAGCATGAGCAAGAAGCACAGATGAGGAGAGAAGAAcctcagctgaagcgtgaagaacgaaaGGCACAGCTGAGACGGGAAGAGCGTGAGCATGAAGCACAGCTGAGACGGGAGGAGCGCGAGCTGGACGCTAAGTTGAAGCAGCAAGAAATTGAAGTTAATAGAGAGGTTGAGCTGAAGCGGGCTGAACTAGGGCTAGCCCCACCTGCACCTCcgcagcaggaagaccgccgggTGCGTGAACGAGATttaccggtctttgtgcctaatgaAGCTGAGGGCTTCTTTGACCATTTCGAGAGGGTCGCTACCTTCAAGAAGTGGCCAAGggcagagtgggcggagctggtccaGGGTAGGCTCACCGATGAAGCTCGCGAGGCCTATAACATGCTTGACCTCAAGGAATGCGCCAACTATGATGCTGTGAAGAGAGCAGTGCTCCACTCTATCAAGCTGACGCCAGAATGTTATAGGAAAAGATTCagagaatgtacccgttcgccaggtaaATCTTCTgcagagacggagagagacaTGGAGAGAAAATTCCTGAAGTGGTTGGAATCTGAAGTGGCTAAGTCAGCTGAGGATGTCAAGAGGCTCATGGTCATGGAGaaatttatgtccgtgctctctcctgagatcaggattagagtcagggaggcggacataaaggacctgaggactGCTGCtgacagagctgacatgctggagGAAGCCTTGAGACCACGCAGAGAGGGACCGCACCGACCGCCAGTATACTCTGCATATGGGGGGAAGTTATAG